The nucleotide sequence GGGACGAACTTCCAGCATTTCGGCAAAGGTGGTGGTGTGCACGCCTTTATCGGAAAACTCACTGATTTCGGCAGTTTTGATATCGAGGTCCGGGACCAGCGTGTTGATGAGCGTGCTTTTGCCCACGCCCGAGTGACCGGAAAGCAGCGTTGTCCGGCCTTCAAGCAAATTATCAATATCGTCTACCCCCTCGCCAGTATGGGCCGAGCAACGCAGCCCAGGGTAGCCTATCCGCGCGTACATCGCTTGAATCTGACTCTGGTAGTCGTTGAGGTCGTCGTCGTACAGGTCGGTTTTGTTGAAAATCAACGTCACCGGAATGCTGTACGCCTCGGCCGTTACCAAAAACCGGTCGATGAAGCCGAACGAGGTAGCAGGCGAAGCCAGCGTCACGACCAGCATGGCCAAGTCGAGGTTGGCCGCTACAATATGGGCGTGCTCGGTTTTGTGGACTGAGCGTCGGATGATGTAGTTGCGGCGCGGCTCGATGTGGTGAATAACGCCCGCGCCTTCTGTTTGCTCTTCCACCGTGAATTCCACCTGGTCGCCAACTGCCAACGGATTGCTGACCTTAAGGCCTTTCATTTTGAACTTGCCGCGCAGCCGGCACCGGTGCAATTGCCCTGTGCCTACTTCGCGCACGATGTACCACGAGCCCGTAGATTTAACGATGGTTCCGGTCATGGGAGAGCAACTACGTAGCGGAATGATAGCACAACGACGCGCAACAAGGTGGCGAAGTGCCTAAGTGAACTTGATATTCCTGACATAACGGATGCGTGGCTCGGTTACTCCGCTATACGCTGGGCAGCAAGCCACCGCATAATCTTGCTGGTGGCCCCGCTGTGGTCGTGTACGTAATCGAGACTGAGGTCTTGCACCCGCAGGCGAGTCTCTTCTAAATGGAAGAGAGGCGCAAAAGCAGCCAGCAGTTCTTTGGCCGACGTCACGGGGAAGGCACACCCAAGTTCTACTAGGTCTTGCGCCTCCTGAAACTTATGATAAGTGGGGCCAAAAAACAGTGGCAACCCAAAGGCTGCCGCCTCCAGTGTATTGTGCAAGCCCTTACCAAACGCCCCCCCGATGTAAGCGAAATGCCCAAACCGGTACAGTTGGCTCAGCAGCCCCACGTTGTCGATGAGCAGCACGCGGGCATGAGCTACACTGGCCGTATCGGCTTGGGAGTAGCGGGCTACTTTGCCAGGCAGGCTTTCTTCCACCAAACGCAAATTGCTTTCATTGATTTCGTGCGGCGCTACAATGAAGCGCAACTGATCCTGGTACTTCTGCAGGAGCGGCGTGAGCACCGGCATATCTTCAGGCCAAGAACTACCAATAATGACCACTGGCGCCCAATCGTCGGTGAACGCCTCGATAAGAGGAAGATGCTTGGGAGTGGCCGCCGCCGTACGCACCACCGTGTCGAAGCGGGTGTCGCCGGCTACGCTGGCTGCGCTGATGCCCGCCGTACGCAGTAAGTCAACGGAAGCTTGATTCTGGGTGAAGATATGGGTGAGATTTTGCAGGATGCGGCGGTAGAATCCGCCCCAAGGCTTGAAGTAAATCTGCTTTGGCCAAAAGATAGCTGCCACGCAAATAGCGGGTATCTGCTGCCGTTTCAGCTCTGCCAGGAAGTAGTGCCAAAACTCGTACTTCACGAAAACCGCCAGCCGTGGCTTCACCGTCTGTACAAAAACGCGGGCGTTGTGCGCAGTGTCAAGCGGCAGATAGAACACGTAGGCTGCGCCCGGCCAGTTTTTGCGCACCTCATAGCCCGACGAAGAAAAGAACGTAAGCACCATCTTATGGCTAGGGTATTGCTGCGCGTAGGCTTCCATGAGTGGCCGGCCCTGTTCGAATTCGCCGAGTGAGGCGCAGTGGAACCAAGCTAGCGGAGCGGTTTCATGTTGGAGGGCTTGCTGAATGTGGGGCAGCAAGTTCTGCTGCCCCTGCACCCAGTGAGCTGCCTTCGGTACGAAGGGAGCTACCAGCCGTAGCAGCAAGGCATACAGCCGTAAGATTAAGGTATATAAGAAAAGCAAAAGGAAGTGGTAGTTGCTAGTGACGAGCTTCAGGCGAAATTAAAAAGACTGCGGCCGATAGGCGACAACCAAAAGCCGCGCAAAAGTACGCGTTACAATCTTCAATCGGTTTTTGCCGCCGCTCTTGTGCTTCAAAGTGCCTAAAGCCCCGTCACCAACTCCACTACGAGCGTTTGAGGTACTTGGCCAGCCCTTCGCGGGTAGGGGGCAAAGAAGGCTCCCCAGTCTGCCAACCTGCTGGGCAAACCTCGCCTTTTGTCTCGAAATGTTGCAGGGCATCCACCATGCGCAACGCTTCTTCCACGCTGCGGCCCAGCGGCCCGTCGTTCACTACCTGGTGGCGAACAATACCGTCCTTGTCAATCAGAAACAGCCCGCGGTACGCCAAAGGGTACCCGACAAAAACCATTTCGCCAGCTTCGTTATAATCGTAGCGGCCGCCTAGCACATCATAGTTGGCCGAAATGGTTTTGCTGGCATCCGCTACCAGTGGGTAGGTAATGCCCATGATACCGCCCTCCTCACGCGGCGTTTGCAGCCATGCCATGTGAGAATAGCGCGTATCCGTTGAGCAGCCAACTACGGCCACGCCTTTCGCATCGAAATCGGCTAGCCGCTCTTGGAAACCAAGAATTTCGGTGGGACAAACAAACGCGAAATCCGCAGAGTAAAAGAAAAAAATGACGTGCTTCTTACCCAAGTAACGGTCGAGCGAGAAATCCTCTTCGAATTCGCCATTGACGATTGCGGGAGCCTTGAATGAAGGAGCGCGCTTGCCTACTAAAACTGCCATGTACTATGTGTGGTTAGGGGGTGAGGGAAGGGGATAAGAGAGAAAATCAACGAAGCCGACGGATACGCCGGCTTTTTGCCGCGGTACCTATCGTTATTACTCCTTGTCCGGGCTCCTCCCTATACGGCATAGGCCAAAAGAGTTGGCCTATGCTTCCTCGCCCGCTACTGCAAGTGTTGGCGGCATACGAACTGAAAAGTCTGACGGGTCCTTTGCTCCAGCAGCAAATCCCGATGGTGAGTCAGGCGCTGAATGCTGGCTGCATCATAGTTCTTGATGCTGTAGAGTTCCAAGCCGGTGTTGTAGTGAATCGTAAATTGCTCACGCAGAGCGCTGAGCAGCTTGTCGAGTCGCTGGCTGGAAAAGTCGGTGCAGACTGAAAAGCTGATGGCCGAGTTCTGCATCAGGTTGATTTTAAGCCGGGCCTGCGCCAGCGCTCCAAAAATCACCTCTAAGTTCTCTTCGGAAATAAATGTCAAGTCTTTGGACTCAAAGGAAATCAGACATTGGTTGACCTTGAGGATGTAGGCCGGCGCTAGCAAGCCGTGGCGGCAGTCATGAATTTTGGTACCCTCGGCCGCCGGCGCCAAAAACGATTTCACGTAGAGCGGAATCTGCCGTACGGCCAACGGCTTGATGGTTTTCGGGTGAATGACCGACGCTCCGTAATAAGCCATTTCGATGGTTTCCTGGTAGCTGATTTCTGGGTAGCGCACCGTATCCGCAAAGATCTTAGGGTCGGCGTTCAATAGGCCTGCTACATCTTTCCATATCGTCACCGACTCGGCATGTAGGCAATAAGCCAGAATAGCGGCCGTGTAGTCGGACCCTTCGCGGCCTAACGTGGTGGTGTAGCCGCTGGCCGTGCCCCCGAGGAAGCCCTGCGTCACGAGGATGTGCACTTGCTGCAACTGTGGCAATACTGCGGCGCGTAGGTTGCTTTCCGTAGTTTCCCAGTCTATTCTTCCTTCCCGCCAGCTTTCATCGGTGCGCAACAGCGGCCGACAGTCCAGCCACCGGGCCGGGTGGGTGTCATTCAACACAAACGCAACCAGCTGCGAGGCCAACAGCTCACCAAAACTTACAATCTGGTCGTATTGCTGGTCGTAATCTTGGTGGCAGTTGACGGCAGCCAACTGGGCGCGCAATGCGTCAAAGGCGTCATCGAAGGCTGCTTTTATAGTGGCCTGTGTATCCTGCCCCAACGAAGGGGCTAGCTGTTGGGCCGCCTCGCGGTGGAAAGCTTCCAGCCGCGTCAAAGCAGAAGTGTACTCCTGACCTTGATACGCTAGGTCAAACAGTTCTTCCAGCGCGTTGGTGGTCTTGCCCATCGCCGATACCACTATTAACAGGGGTGTGTCGGCTTGGTATTCTCGTACGATGCGCACTAGGTTGATAATGGCCGCTGCATCCTTCACCGATGCGCCGCCGAACTTGTATACTTTAAGGAGTTGCGAGTTGTGCATAGACTCAAATGTAGGAAATGACGCTTTGCTTGCGTTCCGGTCGGGTCTGGCGCACAGCCTAGCGCTTTCAGAGAAAGCTGCTGAAGTAGCGAAATTTCGCTTTTCCAACCCCGAAAAAGGGGTTAATTTTGAGCACCTCCGACTTTTCAACTCCTTTCCTAATATGAATCAACACGACAAGCTGGCGTTGCCGGTTGGCACCACCCTGGACCGTTTTATCATGCGCAAGCAGGAAGACTTCCCTTATGCCACCGGGGAACTATCTCAATTGCTCCGCGACATTGCCTTGGCCGCCAAAATCGTGAACCGCGAAATCAACCGCTCCGGCCTCATTGATATTGCAGGGGCCTATGGCAACCGCAACGTGCAAGGCGAAGACCAGCAAAAGCTTGATGTGATAGCCAACATTCGTTTCATCCGGGCCTTGCGCAACGGGGGCGAGGTGTGCACCATTATCAGCGAAGAAGACGAGGAGGTTATTCAGACCGGCAACGTGCAGGGCAAGTACATCGTGGCCATCGACCCGCTTGACGGCTCGTCTAATATTGATGTAAACGTAAGCATCGGGACTATTTTCAGCATCTACCGCCGGGTTTCGCCAACGGGTACGGAAGGCACTATGGCTGACTGCCTACAGACGGGTACCAACCAGGTGGCTGCCGGCTACGTTATCTACGGGTCTAGCACTATGATGGTGTACACGACCGGCAACGGCGTCAACGGCTTCACGTACGAGCCTTCTTTAGGCGAATTTTTCCTTTCGCACCCCGAGATTATCACGCCCAAATCCGGCGCGGTGTATTCCATCAACGAAGGCAGTTCCGAGTCTTTCTCTTCAGGTATGTCGGGTTTCGTGGCCCAATGCAAGCAAGATGGCTTCTCGGCCCGCTACATCGGCTCGTTGGTGGCTGACTTCCACCGCAACCTGCTCAAAGGAGGTATTTACATCTACCCACCTACCAGCAAGTCGCCAAACGGAAAGCTCCGTCTGATGTATGAGTGCAACCCCTTGGCCTTCATTGTGGAGCAAGCTGGTGGCAAATCCAGCAACGGCTACACCCGCACCATGGAAATCCGTCCCGATGATATGCATGCCCGCTGCCCGCTATTTATCGGTTCAAAAGAATTGGTGGAAAAAGCCGAGCAGTTCTTGGCTCAAGAGCAAGCTAACTAGCCCGCACTAGCCCACAAAAAAGCCCGCCTGGATACATCCAGGCGGGCTTTTTTGTGGGCTAGTGCGGGCTAGTTGCTTTCGTTCTTCTCGGGCTGGTCTGCCGCTTCCGCCTTTTTCTTGGCCTTTGGTTTCTTAGCAGTGGCTTCTTCGGCCTCAACTGGCTGGTCTACTGTAGTTGGTGTAGCTGCTTCTTCAGCAGCCGGCTCCGCGGTTTCCGTTTCGGTGGCAGGCGCCTGATATTCCAGGGTGCTGCTCACGCTGTGGTACCACTGCACCAGCTTTTTGATGTCCGACATATACACCCGGTCACGGTCGTAGTCAGGGATGATGTCGCCCATAAAGGCGGTCAATTCCCGGTCCTCCGACTTGTTGGTAACGGTTAGGTCGGTTCCGTATTTCGAGTGAATCCGGTCGAACACTTCCGTCAGCGGTACCGTCTGATCGTAGTCTTGGGTATAGATGGAAATTTCTTGGAGCAGCGAGACCTTGTTACGGGCCGAGGCCACTGAACGGGTAGCACGTGCATCCAAGCTTTCAATGATAACCCCGGCGCGAGTAGGCTTCACGAGGCGGTATAGACCGGGCATCCCGCTGATGGCGGCAATTTCCTTTAGGTCGTAGGGCATAAGTACAGAACAGTTGTTGGAAAAGGCAAAGTTACTCAGTTGCGGCGGCTTGGCCGGGTGCCGGCAATTTAAACACAATGGGCAAACTGGTTAGCACGGCGTAGTCGGGCTTCTTGAATTGCAGCAAGCGCACCACGCGCAGCGCTTCTTCACCGAGGCCGCCCCCAATATTCTTGGTAACCAGCTTCACGTTTTCCAGAGTGCCGTTGGTAGTAAGCGTGAAACTGACCACGCAAGTGCCCTGAATACGGTTGCGCTTGGCCAGAATCGGATACTTCTTTTCCTTTTCAATAAAGGCGTACATAGCATCCTGGCCTCCTTCATAGTATTCAGCCACCGGAATGGACTTATTGACCCCACCAGCTTGGTGCTGCGGAGCT is from Hymenobacter tibetensis and encodes:
- a CDS encoding aspartate kinase; the protein is MHNSQLLKVYKFGGASVKDAAAIINLVRIVREYQADTPLLIVVSAMGKTTNALEELFDLAYQGQEYTSALTRLEAFHREAAQQLAPSLGQDTQATIKAAFDDAFDALRAQLAAVNCHQDYDQQYDQIVSFGELLASQLVAFVLNDTHPARWLDCRPLLRTDESWREGRIDWETTESNLRAAVLPQLQQVHILVTQGFLGGTASGYTTTLGREGSDYTAAILAYCLHAESVTIWKDVAGLLNADPKIFADTVRYPEISYQETIEMAYYGASVIHPKTIKPLAVRQIPLYVKSFLAPAAEGTKIHDCRHGLLAPAYILKVNQCLISFESKDLTFISEENLEVIFGALAQARLKINLMQNSAISFSVCTDFSSQRLDKLLSALREQFTIHYNTGLELYSIKNYDAASIQRLTHHRDLLLEQRTRQTFQFVCRQHLQ
- the rsgA gene encoding ribosome small subunit-dependent GTPase A translates to MTGTIVKSTGSWYIVREVGTGQLHRCRLRGKFKMKGLKVSNPLAVGDQVEFTVEEQTEGAGVIHHIEPRRNYIIRRSVHKTEHAHIVAANLDLAMLVVTLASPATSFGFIDRFLVTAEAYSIPVTLIFNKTDLYDDDLNDYQSQIQAMYARIGYPGLRCSAHTGEGVDDIDNLLEGRTTLLSGHSGVGKSTLINTLVPDLDIKTAEISEFSDKGVHTTTFAEMLEVRPGTFIIDTPGIKELGLVDVKPGELAHFFPEMRALLNQCRYHNCQHTHEPGCAVREAVDKGKIALPRYDSYVSMLEADDNRR
- a CDS encoding energy transducer TonB produces the protein MKKITLALAIGLFAGSAPVFAQTSKPKTTAPAPETAPPAAAPQHQAGGVNKSIPVAEYYEGGQDAMYAFIEKEKKYPILAKRNRIQGTCVVSFTLTTNGTLENVKLVTKNIGGGLGEEALRVVRLLQFKKPDYAVLTSLPIVFKLPAPGQAAATE
- a CDS encoding 3-deoxy-D-manno-octulosonic acid transferase codes for the protein MLFLYTLILRLYALLLRLVAPFVPKAAHWVQGQQNLLPHIQQALQHETAPLAWFHCASLGEFEQGRPLMEAYAQQYPSHKMVLTFFSSSGYEVRKNWPGAAYVFYLPLDTAHNARVFVQTVKPRLAVFVKYEFWHYFLAELKRQQIPAICVAAIFWPKQIYFKPWGGFYRRILQNLTHIFTQNQASVDLLRTAGISAASVAGDTRFDTVVRTAAATPKHLPLIEAFTDDWAPVVIIGSSWPEDMPVLTPLLQKYQDQLRFIVAPHEINESNLRLVEESLPGKVARYSQADTASVAHARVLLIDNVGLLSQLYRFGHFAYIGGAFGKGLHNTLEAAAFGLPLFFGPTYHKFQEAQDLVELGCAFPVTSAKELLAAFAPLFHLEETRLRVQDLSLDYVHDHSGATSKIMRWLAAQRIAE
- a CDS encoding peroxiredoxin — protein: MAVLVGKRAPSFKAPAIVNGEFEEDFSLDRYLGKKHVIFFFYSADFAFVCPTEILGFQERLADFDAKGVAVVGCSTDTRYSHMAWLQTPREEGGIMGITYPLVADASKTISANYDVLGGRYDYNEAGEMVFVGYPLAYRGLFLIDKDGIVRHQVVNDGPLGRSVEEALRMVDALQHFETKGEVCPAGWQTGEPSLPPTREGLAKYLKRS
- a CDS encoding DUF5606 family protein, which gives rise to MPYDLKEIAAISGMPGLYRLVKPTRAGVIIESLDARATRSVASARNKVSLLQEISIYTQDYDQTVPLTEVFDRIHSKYGTDLTVTNKSEDRELTAFMGDIIPDYDRDRVYMSDIKKLVQWYHSVSSTLEYQAPATETETAEPAAEEAATPTTVDQPVEAEEATAKKPKAKKKAEAADQPEKNESN
- the fbp gene encoding class 1 fructose-bisphosphatase, translating into MNQHDKLALPVGTTLDRFIMRKQEDFPYATGELSQLLRDIALAAKIVNREINRSGLIDIAGAYGNRNVQGEDQQKLDVIANIRFIRALRNGGEVCTIISEEDEEVIQTGNVQGKYIVAIDPLDGSSNIDVNVSIGTIFSIYRRVSPTGTEGTMADCLQTGTNQVAAGYVIYGSSTMMVYTTGNGVNGFTYEPSLGEFFLSHPEIITPKSGAVYSINEGSSESFSSGMSGFVAQCKQDGFSARYIGSLVADFHRNLLKGGIYIYPPTSKSPNGKLRLMYECNPLAFIVEQAGGKSSNGYTRTMEIRPDDMHARCPLFIGSKELVEKAEQFLAQEQAN